Part of the uncultured Desulfobacter sp. genome, TGGGTGTTGTCTCCAATGGGCCGGTACTGGCCGAAGCCCTCGATATTTATTCTTTCCGGGGCCACCCGGCACGCGATTAAGAATTTGGCGACACTCATGGCCCTTGCCGCGGACAGTTCCCAGTTGGAAGGGAATTGGGCCGTATGAATGGGGGTGTCGTCCGTATGGCCGGCAACAATGATTCTGTATCCGGATTCTGTGATGAAAAATGAGGCCAGATCCTTTAATGCGGGTTTGATATAATCCAAAAGCTTTGCCTGGCCCGAAGAAAAGCTGATGGACTCGCCAAGGGTCAGAACGAGTCTGTCTTTTTCGACTTGAACCGTGTAGTTTGAAAGATTTGATTTTTCCATCACCTGGTGCAACCGGTCTTCGATGTTGAGGAGATCCAGCTTGGCATCTTTGTTTTTTTTCACAGTTTTAACCGGCTTGGCGGGCCGGCTGGGTGCCGCCGTGGGTACATGC contains:
- a CDS encoding OmpA family protein; protein product: MANPKNLISELELSELKRLRLKRQRLVEACEPEDAGLWAMLDIMTLILAFFIMLYSSQTHMPRPPQIKHVPTAAPSRPAKPVKTVKKNKDAKLDLLNIEDRLHQVMEKSNLSNYTVQVEKDRLVLTLGESISFSSGQAKLLDYIKPALKDLASFFITESGYRIIVAGHTDDTPIHTAQFPSNWELSAARAMSVAKFLIACRVAPERINIEGFGQYRPIGDNTHFLGREANRRVEISLVKKADQP